The following proteins come from a genomic window of Acinetobacter sp. SAAs474:
- a CDS encoding alpha-ketoacid dehydrogenase subunit beta has product MPNKSYRNAIKEAIESEMRRDPTVIVVGEDVRGGHGGKNTDDNKLEGFGGVLGVTKGLWTEFGSERVIDTPITESAIIGMAAGAAATGLRPVADLMFMDFYGVCHDMLYNQAAKFRYMFGGKAKAPLVVRGMIGAGFSAAAQHSQSPYNVFAAVPGLKVVVPSSAYDVKGLLIQAIRDDDPVVFCEHKLLYDIKGEVPDHAYTIPFGIANYTREGTDVTIIALSLMVHRANEVADKLAKEGISVEVVDPRTISPLDEEGILESVASTGRVVIVDESAARCGFGHDVAALIAQKGFYFLKAPIELVTPPHSPVPFSPVLEKEWLPSVARIEQAVRKTLEA; this is encoded by the coding sequence ATGCCAAATAAAAGTTATCGTAATGCAATTAAAGAAGCCATTGAATCTGAAATGCGCCGTGATCCTACAGTGATTGTTGTGGGTGAGGATGTACGAGGAGGACATGGCGGTAAAAATACCGATGATAATAAACTCGAAGGTTTTGGGGGAGTACTCGGGGTTACTAAAGGTCTTTGGACAGAATTTGGCTCTGAACGTGTGATTGATACACCGATTACAGAGTCAGCGATTATTGGTATGGCAGCTGGTGCTGCTGCAACTGGCTTACGACCTGTCGCAGATTTAATGTTTATGGATTTTTATGGCGTCTGTCATGACATGCTGTATAACCAAGCTGCAAAATTTCGTTATATGTTTGGTGGTAAAGCCAAAGCTCCTTTGGTCGTACGTGGCATGATTGGTGCTGGATTTTCTGCTGCAGCGCAGCATTCACAGTCGCCATACAATGTTTTTGCTGCGGTACCTGGCTTAAAGGTGGTTGTCCCCTCAAGTGCTTATGATGTGAAAGGATTATTGATTCAGGCGATTCGCGATGATGATCCTGTGGTCTTTTGTGAACATAAATTATTGTATGACATTAAAGGTGAAGTTCCTGATCATGCCTATACCATTCCATTTGGTATTGCAAATTATACCCGTGAAGGAACAGATGTTACCATTATTGCCCTCAGTTTAATGGTACATCGTGCCAATGAAGTTGCAGATAAATTGGCAAAAGAGGGTATTTCTGTTGAGGTGGTAGATCCACGCACAATTTCACCATTAGATGAAGAAGGTATTCTGGAATCTGTGGCCTCGACAGGTCGAGTGGTGATTGTGGATGAATCTGCTGCACGTTGTGGCTTTGGGCATGACGTTGCGGCCTTAATTGCACAGAAAGGTTTTTATTTTCTTAAAGCACCAATCGAGTTGGTTACACCCCCTCATTCACCTGTGCCATTTTCACCTGTACTTGAAAAAGAATGGTTACCAAGTGTAGCGCGTATTGAACAGGCTGTACGTAAAACATTGGAGGCTTAG